Sequence from the Streptomyces sp. NBC_00440 genome:
CGGCGGCGCGCCGGCGGCCCCGGTGCAGGACCGCGACCGTCGAAGCGAAGGACGCGGACAGCATCAGGACCAGCACCCCGGTGGCGTACGCGCCGCTCTGCTTGTCGACGTTCGCGTCGAACTGCCAGGTGACGAAGAAGGCGATCGCCACGAAGATGAGGACGAGCGGCCGCACGGCGCGCGCCCACTCGGGCGCCATCCCGTAGCGCGGCAGATAGCGCGGTACGAGGTTGAGCAGCCCGGCGAGCGCCGACGCGCCGGCGAACCACAGGATCGCGATCGTGGAGATGTCGTACACCGTCCCGAAGACCTGGCCCAGATGCTCGTGCGCCAGATAGGCGAGGGCCCGCCCGTTGGCCTTGCCGCCGGCCTTGAACTCGGGGGCGGGGATGAGGATGGTGGTGGCCAGGCTGGAGACCAGCAGGAACCCGCTCATGATCAGCGCGGCGGTGGTGAGCAGCCTGCGGGTGTCCCGGATCCGTCCGGCGGGCTTCGCATACGTGTCCGTCGCGTCCCCCCTGACCTGCGGCATGACGGCGACCCCGGTCTCGAAACCGGACATGCCGAGTGCCAGCTTGGGAAAGACCAGCAGCGCCACACCGATCATCGCGAGCGGCGAGGAGTGCGCGGCCCTCGCCGCCTGCCACCAGTCGCTCACGTCCACGGGGTGGGTGGCCACGTTCCACACCGAGTTGGCGAGTACGACCAGGTTGAGCCCCAGATAGATCCCCACGAGGACGACCGCGATACCGATGGCCTCCCGGAAGCCCTTGAGGAAGATCGCGCCGAGACCGGAGACCAGCGCCAGGGTGATCCAGAGATTGGCGCCCTGGAGCCAGTGCGGTGCGAACGGGTTCTCCACCACATGCGCGGAGGCGTCTGCGGCCGACAGAGTGATGGTGATCATGAAGTCGGTCGCCGCGAAGCCGAGCAGCACGAGGACGAAGAGCTTCCCCGCCCACCACGGCAGCAGCCGTTCCAGCATGGCGATCGAGCCCTCGCCGTGCGGGCTCTCGCGGGCCACCCGCCGGTACACCGGGAGCGCGCCGCCGAGTGTCAGGGCGAGCAGCACCAGGGTGGCGAGCGGTGAGAGCAGACCGGCGGCCAGTGCGGCGATGCCCGGCTGGTAGCCGAGCGTGGAGAAGTAGTCCACACCGGTGAGGCACATCACCCGCCACCAGGCATGCCCCTTGTTCTCGGCGGGCGGTGTGCCGTGCGGGCCGGGGTGCCGGGCCGACTGCTCGACCAGGCCTTCCAGCAGCCAGGCCCGCCAGCGCGCCGTGGGGCGCGCGGGCTGCGGCGGGGGCGCGGCCTGGCTGCCGGTCATGCGGGGATCCCCCTGTTGTCTCTGGCGGCTCTGCTGGCTGCGGGGTCTCGCCCTCAGAGCCGAGGGGCAGCGGTGTCCCTCACATCGTTACCCGGCCTGCCGCGGTGAGCGACCGCGCCGCCGTACGACGGCCGCCGCCAGCTCGCCGATCAGGCGCTCGGTCTCCTCCCAGCCCACGCAGGCGTCGGTCACGCTCCGGCCGTACGTCAGCGTGCTGAGCGGGCCCGGCTCCTGACGGCCCTCCAGCAGGAAGCTCTCCACCATCAGCCCCGCGATGCCCTCCTCGCCGGCTGCCACCCGGTCGGCGACCTCCCGTACGACCTCCGCCTGGCGCACCGGGTCCTTGCCGCTGTTGGCGTGGCTGGCGTCGATGACCAGACGGCCCGGCATCCCCGCCTTGTCCAGCAGTGCGAGGGCGTCGCTGATGTCCTGCGGGCCGTAGTTGGGCCCGCCGCGGCCACCGCGCAGAATCACATGGCAGTCGGGGTTGCCGGACGTCGAGACGACCGAGCCGTGGCCTTCGCCGTCGATCCCGAAGAAGACATGGCTCCCTGCCGCCGCCCGGCAGCCGTCGACCGCGGCCTGGACGTCGCCGTCCGTCGCGTTCTTGAATCCGACCGGCATCGACACCCCGGAGGCGAGCTGGCGGTGCACCTGGCTCTCCGGTGTCCGTGCGCCGATCGCGCCCCAGGTCACCGCGTCAGCGATGTACTGCGGGCCGGTCGGCTCCAGGAACTCGCAGCCGACCGGGAGCCCGGTGCCGAGCACGTCGACCAGCACCTGGCGGGCTGTGCGAAGTCCCCGCTCCACGTCGTGTGTGCCGTCCAGACCGGGGTCGTTGATGAGCCCCTTCCAGCCGAGCGTCGTTCTCGGCTTCTCGAAGTAGACGCGCATGACGACGCAGAGCTCACCGCTCAGCGGTGCGGCGGCCGCCGCCAGCCGCCGGGCGTACTCCAGTGCTGCCGCCGGGTCGTGGACGGAGCAGGGGCCGACGACGAGGAGGAGTCTGTCGTCCTCCCCGGCGAGTACGGACCGCACCGCCTCCCTGCTGTCGCGGACCAGCGCCACGCGCTCGGCGTCCAGGGGGAGTTCGTCCCGCAGGGCCGACGGTGCGACGAGGCGCTGGAAGCCGGTGACCCGCAGGTCGCCGGTGTCGGACGCTTCGGTGGTGGAGGTGTTCATGAGGGCTTCCCGTTCTGCTGCGGCGGGAGGCCCTGTGCGTGCGGTGCACGCCCGCCCGGTACCAGCCCGCCTGTACGACGAAAGGCAGAGACGATGCGTCTCTGCCTTGCTGGCTCCGGGTGATCGGTCGGTCAGCGCACGTGACCTCCGGCTCCACCCGGAGCCGGCTCATAGCGCTGATACCAACGGATCACTGACATGCGGAAACCGTAGCAGAGCCGGAGCGGCACCCGGACGGGGAACCTCCGGTTGATAGGCAACCATATGGTTGCCTATACTTCGGGTGTGAGCATGGATGAGGCGTTCCGGGCACTGGCCGATCCGAACCGGAGGCGGCTGCTCGACCGGCTCAACGCCCGGAACGGGCAGAGCCTGCGGGAGCTGAGCGAGGGCCTGGAGATGAGCCGGCAGGCGGTGAGCAAACACCTCGCGCTGCTGGCCGGGGCCCATCTGGTGACGGCCGTCAGACATGGCAGGCAGAAGCTGCACTACCTCAACCCCGTGCCCATCCAGGAGATAGCCGACCGCTGGATCGGCCGGTACGAACGCGGGCGGCTGACGGCGCTCTCGGAGCTCAGACAGACCTTGGAAGGACCAGCCATGGACAAGCCGGAATTCGTCTACGTCACCTATATCCGCACCACCCCCGAGAAGCTCTACGAGGCCCTGACCGACTGGGAGTTCATCAAGCAGTACATGGACGGCTGGGGGCCACGCTCGGACTGGGAGCCGGGATCGGTGGTCGAGTGGAAGATGGGTCCCGACGGGGATTTCGAGGACCTCGGCCAGCGGGTCATCGAGGCCGAACCGGGCAAGCGGCTCTCGTACACCTGGCACACGCTCCAGTCCATGCACCGGGAGATGTCCGACGACGTGTCGGACGAGGAGTTCGCGGAGGCGAGCAAGGAGCGATCCAGGG
This genomic interval carries:
- a CDS encoding amino acid transporter, with the protein product MTGSQAAPPPQPARPTARWRAWLLEGLVEQSARHPGPHGTPPAENKGHAWWRVMCLTGVDYFSTLGYQPGIAALAAGLLSPLATLVLLALTLGGALPVYRRVARESPHGEGSIAMLERLLPWWAGKLFVLVLLGFAATDFMITITLSAADASAHVVENPFAPHWLQGANLWITLALVSGLGAIFLKGFREAIGIAVVLVGIYLGLNLVVLANSVWNVATHPVDVSDWWQAARAAHSSPLAMIGVALLVFPKLALGMSGFETGVAVMPQVRGDATDTYAKPAGRIRDTRRLLTTAALIMSGFLLVSSLATTILIPAPEFKAGGKANGRALAYLAHEHLGQVFGTVYDISTIAILWFAGASALAGLLNLVPRYLPRYGMAPEWARAVRPLVLIFVAIAFFVTWQFDANVDKQSGAYATGVLVLMLSASFASTVAVLHRGRRRAAAGFGLITAVFAYTLVTNVIERPDGLKIASLFIVGILLTSFASRVHRAFELRAADVTFDDTAARLVDAAARLGPLRVIANEPHERDAAEYRAKEGSQREETHIPEGSPVLFLEVTVQDSSDFTVSMPVTGGERYGVRILRVVGPGVPNTIAAVLLQLRDRTGRVPHAYFNWTEGSPVGHLLRFLVFGHGEVAPVTREVLRRAEPDPARRPRVHVG
- a CDS encoding 3-deoxy-7-phosphoheptulonate synthase, whose protein sequence is MNTSTTEASDTGDLRVTGFQRLVAPSALRDELPLDAERVALVRDSREAVRSVLAGEDDRLLLVVGPCSVHDPAAALEYARRLAAAAAPLSGELCVVMRVYFEKPRTTLGWKGLINDPGLDGTHDVERGLRTARQVLVDVLGTGLPVGCEFLEPTGPQYIADAVTWGAIGARTPESQVHRQLASGVSMPVGFKNATDGDVQAAVDGCRAAAGSHVFFGIDGEGHGSVVSTSGNPDCHVILRGGRGGPNYGPQDISDALALLDKAGMPGRLVIDASHANSGKDPVRQAEVVREVADRVAAGEEGIAGLMVESFLLEGRQEPGPLSTLTYGRSVTDACVGWEETERLIGELAAAVVRRRGRSPRQAG
- a CDS encoding ArsR/SmtB family transcription factor, producing the protein MDEAFRALADPNRRRLLDRLNARNGQSLRELSEGLEMSRQAVSKHLALLAGAHLVTAVRHGRQKLHYLNPVPIQEIADRWIGRYERGRLTALSELRQTLEGPAMDKPEFVYVTYIRTTPEKLYEALTDWEFIKQYMDGWGPRSDWEPGSVVEWKMGPDGDFEDLGQRVIEAEPGKRLSYTWHTLQSMHREMSDDVSDEEFAEASKERSRVTFDIEPAEVPSAGVKLTITHDGFDSPASKMLEGISGGWVLILSALKTLLEGGRTVAE